A genome region from Naumovozyma castellii chromosome 5, complete genome includes the following:
- the TMH11 gene encoding Tmh11p (ancestral locus Anc_7.454) encodes MDHPSIFLSLALSSGGYLGYQKKGSRMSLIAGIVLGISFAIAAYLIRTFDRTGVKVALYSSLVL; translated from the coding sequence ATGGATCACCCATCAATTTTTCTCAGTTTAGCGCTATCGAGTGGTGGATACCTCGGGTATCAAAAGAAAGGGTCAAGGATGTCGTTAATTGCCGGTATTGTACTTGGTATCAGTTTTGCCATTGCTGCATACTTGATCCGTACATTTGATCGTACGGGGGTTAAAGTTGCATTGTATTCGTCTTTGGTTTTATAA
- the NCAS0E03070 gene encoding uncharacterized protein (ancestral locus Anc_7.452), with amino-acid sequence MELVDIGDFFASGYYNEHFIGFLKYNSLASDKIFILNDYGDDDKIGAFYKSTMTLREFVKNALQNKGTMNKFKRGVYSFIDLKTFFPLVHEQLKSLNRCVEGQGKWIVYPLFVVARQLYETCLRLDPIIMKSCGGSNNGKKICQEMWEDCGRDIHRSFTLCLNDRNPYMPDNRKYGVYMFANLEFQIYHRLHNKDMIGNLIKVLESRINVGVTTLNELPSLEESLAGEWRSHIVMFNYYMGQYYGCYMNEFGKAVEYLTEALLNCPVDQEYNFDGIVEKILMLLIPFAICSNKVYPNLDYLETRLLKNKKGSQLRVIFDPIIESLRCGNLQLFDSTFQGLELTFLSNGIYVVMSHIRPLVLLKMVKRYHAVTCETIIPFAQLLIAYRLSKQEQEQEQEKDSLEAQMDQLECSLANLIVGGYIRGYLSHGNRCMVVSKKDPFPRLARRLRK; translated from the coding sequence ATGGAACTGGTAGATATTGGAGATTTCTTTGCATCAGGGTACTATAACGAACATTTTATAGggtttttgaaatataattCATTGGCGTCGGATAAGATTTTCATATTGAATGATtatggtgatgatgataagatTGGTGCATTTTACAAGAGTACGATGACCTTACGCGAGTTTGTAAAGAATGCATTACAGAATAAAGGTACTATGAATAAGTTTAAGAGGGGGGTGTATAGttttattgatttgaagaCCTTTTTCCCGTTGGTTCATGAACAATTAAAGAGTCTTAATAGATGTGTGGAGGGTCAAGGTAAATGGATTGTTTATCCcttatttgttgttgcaCGTCAATTATATGAGACATGTTTACGCTTGGACCCTATTATTATGAAATCTTGTGGTGGGTCCAATAATGGTAAGAAGATTTGTCAAGAGATGTGGGAAGATTGTGGACGTGATATCCATAGAAGTTTCACGTTATGTTTAAATGATAGGAATCCGTATATGCCGGATAATAGGAAATATGGTGTTTACATGTTTGCCAATTTAgagtttcaaatttatcatcGGTTACATAATAAGGATATGATTGGTAACTTAATTAAAGTGTTAGAGTCTCGTATAAATGTTGGAGTGACTacattgaatgaattgCCTAGTTTGGAGGAGAGTCTAGCGGGGGAATGGCGATCACATATTGTGATGTTTAATTATTATATGGGCCAATATTATGGATGTTATATGAATGAATTTGGCAAAGCGGTGGAGTATTTGACGGAGGCATTGTTGAATTGTCCGGTTGATcaagaatataattttgatgGTATTGTGGAAAAGATTTTGATGTTGTTAATACCCTTTGCCATATGCTCCAATAAAGTGTACCCTAATTTAGACTATTTGGAAACACGATTACTGAAGAATAAGAAGGGTTCTCAGTTACGAGTGATCTTCGACCCGATCATTGAGAGTCTCCGTTGTGGTAATCTACAGTTATTTGACAGCACGTTCCAAGGGTTGGAGTTGACGTTTCTATCCAACGGGATATACGTTGTCATGAGTCACATCCGGCCCCTGGTGCTGTTGAAGATGGTCAAGAGATACCACGCAGTCACGTGCGAGACGATCATCCCGTTTGCACAGTTGCTGATTGCGTATCGTCTGAGCAAGCAAGAGCAAGAGCAAGAGCAAGAGAAAGACTCACTGGAAGCGCAAATGGACCAACTCGAATGCTCGCTGGCAAACCTGATCGTCGGCGGCTACATCCGCGGCTATTTGTCCCACGGAAACCGCTGTATGGTTGTCAGCAAGAAGGACCCGTTTCCTCGTCTTGCACGGCGATTACGTAAGTGA
- the SPO24 gene encoding Spo24p (ancestral locus Anc_7.453) → MAFLQLSSEVCHPFIIPNLSPLSTPSTRKNSDSVDLATAAAVSTTTRPRKDSLTLL, encoded by the coding sequence ATGGCCTTTCTACAATTATCTTCTGAAGTCTGTCACCCATTCATCATCCCAAACTTGTCCCCATTATCCACCCCATCCACAAGGAAAAACTCCGACTCGGTCGATCTAGCAACTGCGGCTGCCGTCTCCACAACAACACGTCCAAGAAAGGACTCCCTCACCCTGTTATAA